Within Primulina tabacum isolate GXHZ01 chromosome 5, ASM2559414v2, whole genome shotgun sequence, the genomic segment AAAACGCTACattttctaaaaagaaaaaaaaaggtatTAAAAACGCTACTGCTGCTATCTTTAGTTGTTAATTCGGTTATCCAACTGGGCCTACCGGATCGCTGTCGATTGGACCTAATTTTTGGGCTCGTATATTTTGATTTCACTTTTTAAAACAAAATGTAGACAACGGCCCAAATGTTGTTAGAGACttataataacttaaagtttttACCAAATATGGTTGAGTTCTAACATATCCGATATTATGGGAGAAATAGAATCAAACATGTTTCTTTGAAAATTATAGTCCTTGGCTTTAAATTATATGTTCGATGCAGAGCTTTAAAGTAAAAGTTCAAAAACAGAATGACAGAATTTCAGGTACCTTGAAGTGAAAGTTCTTGTGGGTATGGCTTCTGATCAATCAACTTTCTTATGTTTTTCCTCTTTCTCAAATTTTCTTAATATATGTTCTTGCGGACTTTAAGAGAGAGCATACGTCTGGAGTATCGCGAGGTTGATACCTTCTTTTTTATAAAAAAGATTCTGCTACATAATGCAACCGCTTCATATAGTCTAGAATAATCGTATTGATCTCTTTTTTTATTGGTTTTCAGTGACGGGCACTCGAGCTGATGAAGGGGTGAAGCTGAGTGGCCGTGGCccatatttattttctttaaaattaccATTTTAAAACAAAGTTTTCTGAAACAATTCTTCTTTCAGACGATTTATAGATTAATAGAGACTGGTGACAGTGAGCAAATTTTTCAGAAAGCAATCCGAGAGCAAGGTCAAGGTCTGGTTTGTCTTCTGTTGCAACTATTCTCGTTCGGTTATCTTCAATTTCAATCTCTGCCTAACTTTTTTTATGTTTTCCTCTGGTGAAACATATTTGCTTTAATACATAAAAATGTTTGCCAGCCAGACATCGCCATCACTCAATTTTTTCCATGGTGGAAGAATATTTCTCGACATTTTGTGAACTCTCTTCTATAAATCGTTCATAATCGGCTTTGAAATAGCTCCTCGTTTTTTAGAGCTGACTTAATTTATTCAGTAAGTCATATTATTCACGCAGCTCTTGTAATTTTTGTTGCAGGTGATGGACACTCTTGCGGAAATTCAAGAGGAACATGTTGCAGTTAGAGAATTGGAGATGAAGCTTCTTGAATTGCAGCAGGTATGGTGGTTTCTTAGTTCTTACTATCTAGCCATCTGACATTATTTGAAAACATACATCAAACTCTTAAAGATTTGAGCAAATAGGGTGGCATGTAAATTTAGACATCCACTTGCACGTGCCTGTCCTTTACACATAAACATGTTTATATGAACTCGCAAGAGTATTCAAGTAAGTATTTTTTTCTTCTGTACCACTACCAGTTGCATAAACAGAATGGACTTGATATACTGCATGACATGATCGTATAATGTCAAAAACAAGCCAATATccaattttatatttggtttTAACTTGTAACTAGTTTTTATATCCTCACAATGTGGTTTTATATCTTCGCCTAACGTTTGGCTaaagttatttatttttttatcaaatggctacagttattttaaataacttATTAGCtcccatatttttataagttgtTTTCGCAAggtcttaatttttttaaaataaattattaaaatatttagatAGAATAAGATAATGGAATTTAAATATATCGATATATTTGATATGGTCAGatattagatatttttttaattataatcaAAAGAAATTATATTATTACAATAGTAAAATAGTAGTTTttgtataaataattaatacatTAAAGATGATGAGCTAGCCAAATAAAATCATGACTTGAGCTTGAATTAGACTCGAAACAAATAATATTCAAACACGGCTAGAATTTAAGAACTTAAagtataaatttaaatttttttttaatttgaattaTCTTGAAACTCGATCAGGAGCCGGTATAAGACGTACAGAGATTTGAATTAATCATATAGTTGtgtgtatatattatatacatgaACGTGTTAAAATTAAGAACACAAATTAAAAAATAGGAATCCTCGAATGACTTCTTCGAAGCCATAACTCAAACATGACCATGTAAAAAGGGTCAAAATCAACTGGCAAATGGTGCCACTGGAAATGGTTTTGCACCTTCATCACGTGATTCTGCAACTTCAAGTACTCATCGAAGCTTATTTGTTGGAGTATTTTCTTCAGAATTGGGATATCCATGGTCGCAACAACAACTGAGAATCTGTTCCAATTCAAGATATCAGCATAAGGAAGGTCGTAGTGATCTGCTAAAATCACCGGCACGCAACCGTAGTACAATGCATCCCCTACTCGAGCTGTGTTCACTTCGAATCCTTTGGCGTGTATGCAGTACTTGCTACTCAAAAGGGCTTCTGAGTATGGCGTTTTGAGACGGGCTCGATGGACCAAAATCTCAGTGTCGTTTTTCCAGTGTTCAACCAAAGACTGTCGCACCCGAGAGTTCATTGCTCCAGCATAGAAGGCAAGATTTTTCCTGCAAAGTGAGTGTcctattttatgttaaaaaacaCTACGTTGCATGGTAGTTTAAATAGGTCTGGGAGTTTATATATAGGATACCTTTCTGATGGCGAACGAACCGGATGCTTTCCTTTCCTGGGCCAAATCTGAGGTATAGACGCATCTTTATGAGCAACATACCCCTGCAAGAAGTAGCTCGATGAACACACAACTTGGATCgagttcaccttcacttcaaCCGCTTTGTCCGTAGCTGATCTCCCAACAGAGTGACAGGCGACGTAGAAATGATCGGCCCCAGCGGTTCGATTCCAGTAAGGATAGTCACGGCCGATGTTTCGGACGTAATCTTTGATGAAATCTTGAATCCCTCTAACCCCAATCCTCTTGTCATTTCTCAGTTCGGCAATCGAAAACGGCAAGTAAAATAGGTCTGCCTCTGAAGGGTCGTCTGTGAGGAAATGGCTACTGAAAAGGGATTTCTTGAAGTAGCTTTCGCTGGCGTAGTTTCCAGTGGGTTCAGAATCCACAGCAAGCAGCACGTTGGCGAAAGGGTCGTTCTTTTGGTAGGGATATGAGAATATTTTTAGGGTTCTATTCATTTCATGGTACTCCTTTACGTCGTCGTTTTCCTCCATGCTccctgaaaaataaaaatcacaattttagcGCGAACATTATCCCTGCAATTATTAATACTAGCTTGCGTGCCAAAATACGTCTGAATTGAGGAGATCATGTAGTGGATGAagttatttttatcattaaacTTGGGAAATATAGTAAGGGTTAAAAAGGGAAAAAATGCTAGATTCAACTTGATACTAAAAATGGTTTTCATACCCAAATCAATCCTAATATAAAAACTAGTTACTATGCACACGCGTGCAGTCTTTTTTAGCATTATCGAtgaactaaagtgaaatttgacaaattatggagggactaaattgatatttaaattgttgatataaaaaaaataaaaatgaaaatgtgtgttgaatttttttaaaaaaaaaaaaacaaaaacaaaaaaaaatgttatattAGTATCAAATAAGAgtaaatttgaaagaaaaatttggTGTCCTTTATAGGTGGTTACTATCATATcctcaaatttaataaaatagaatataaaataataataaagatgtataatttgaattttgtgcATCCGCATCTCAGCAATGGACACAGAATTGAGAACGATGGACGgaatttatatcaaaattatatatatatatataccattcACAATCATCAAAGTAGAATTCCAGTCGGATGCAGACGTACCAGATATACATAATTAAACTTTCGGAAGAAGCCCAAACGTTGTATGAAGAAATTGTAATATGCGCAAATAATCGTGTATCGAATAGTTCAACAGGAACAATTATTCCATGGACTTGGCATATTCGTGCGATGCTTGTCATTGgagtttactaatttttttatgatttctcTTGCATCTAGATCTAGATTATTACATTATATTGTAAAttggaaataaaaataaaacaataaagaATATTTATCATACTATATGCTAAACAATGTCACGATTGTAGAAATATTTAACTCCTCTTGACCAGTCATCGTTAGCCACATCTTCTTCACGTATGTTAAAGAAATAGCAGCAATGTAATCAATCACCGGCAAATAATTAATAtaccacatatatatatatatatatatatgtggtacatatatatatatatatatatatatatatatattatattaaccAAGTAAATAATGTCATTTAACTTTTCTAATTCCATCGCTGACATCATGAATTTGAACTTAACAAAATTGGGGAGGCGACGTCGTGGACATGGGAAACATTCAAAATTCCACAAGATTCTCTAGCTCTTTTctcccaaaatattcatcatttGTATTAGAAATAACCAATTTACAAAatcatatttgaaatttttaattttacttATTCGTTGTACATAATGTATATATAAGCAATAATTTTTGCCAAATTAGATTCTAATTAATATAACTTAGATTTTGGCAAAAtggaaatatattttatttacggTTGAAGTCGTCGTAACTTTGATGGTTTTCTACAATACAATAAAATGAACCAAAACAAGTTCATCAAGAACTTGGATTTAAGCTTATTGCTAACTACCAGTGATAAATCAAATAAGAAGGGCAAAAAATGATGTGAAAGAGAATTCTTACCTGTTGAGTCCATTTTTGCCGCCTCTTTTAGCCATTGATCCCTTTGAAGATCGTCTCCGGCGGTACTGCCAACAGCGGAGCTCGTGGAAAACGGCGGGCTTCTGGTTCTGTTACTCCGGCAGATTCATGAAACCTAAAATCTGCAGTACTATCTCGAGGTTCTTGATCATGATCATCCTGTCGCAGCACTGAAACCTGTGCGATTGAGTTCTGATTTAGCTTTGGCTGCTCAAGGAACTGATTTGCATGGAGCCTGGTCGTCGGGTCGGGTGGGATGCTGTTGCTGAGATTTGGCGTAGAAGAAGCGTAGAAGATGATCGGAATTGCAGAGATGAAAGCTAAGATGAAAGGGAGAAAGAACAATGGCGATCCTTTGGTTGAATCTTTTCTCAGACGACGAGAGAGAGAAGCGTTGAAGAAGAGACCTCGTACATTGGAGGCCGCCATGTGAGAATTAGAGTTCGAGAAATTATGTTGGGACGACCACATGGGTTTCGAAATAGTCAATACAACTAGCCACGGGGAATGCAATTTGGATTATCTTATGTGTAAATcgaatattaaataaattatcttTTAACCCTATCAATTTCAttgtaattt encodes:
- the LOC142544608 gene encoding putative glycosyltransferase At5g03795, encoding MNRTLKIFSYPYQKNDPFANVLLAVDSEPTGNYASESYFKKSLFSSHFLTDDPSEADLFYLPFSIAELRNDKRIGVRGIQDFIKDYVRNIGRDYPYWNRTAGADHFYVACHSVGRSATDKAVEVKVNSIQVVCSSSYFLQGYVAHKDASIPQIWPRKGKHPVRSPSERKNLAFYAGAMNSRVRQSLVEHWKNDTEILVHRARLKTPYSEALLSSKYCIHAKGFEVNTARVGDALYYGCVPVILADHYDLPYADILNWNRFSVVVATMDIPILKKILQQISFDEYLKLQNHVMKVQNHFQWHHLPVDFDPFYMVMFELWLRRSHSRIPIF